From the Rhea pennata isolate bPtePen1 chromosome 1, bPtePen1.pri, whole genome shotgun sequence genome, the window GGACTGGACAATGAAGGGATCTCCTAGTAAGTCAGAATGCTCTGACAGCTTAGATCCATGAGGGGCTTTCTTTACAAAGATAAAGATATGAGAGTGACTGTATGTGCCTGCCAAGGCTTTCACTCTGGATACTTCTAGTTACCTCTGACCTAGAGGTGTTGAACATTTCCAACTGAAATGCAGGAGAGTGACACTCGTCATCTCTGAAGAAGCAAGTCATGCTCTAGGTGCTGGTCTAGGAGATCCCTACAGTTACACAGGCTTGCGTGTAAAGGATGGAGCTGacagaaggaggaaaatcttttgtcttttcaatTTGAGAAGTGAAATTCCTCAGCTCTAAAACACTGAGGCTGAAACACAGGTTAAAAACTGATCATTCTTACAACCACCACCAAGGAAGAGGTGCAGAACTCTGCTTCCTATTCTTCCCCTACCTACAACAGACAAGTCACCCAGCTGTGCCATTGCTCCGTTATAATTAACATCCCCAGTTACCCTCCCCGGGGGGGTTCAACTATCTGGGAAACCAATGCAGATGTAACCTGGCCAGGAAACACTGCAGAGTCAGACAGGGCTGTGACTGCAACCTCCCTCTATAAAAGATCTAGAAACAAGAAGGCAggagcaataaaaataacacaggTTGCTGCCCACAGGGCTGCTTAGAAATAACCAGTCCTGTGGCCACTTGTCGCTGGCAGGAAGTTAGATACAAGCTATTTGTGCCCAGGCCTGCAAACAAGCCCTGCCCAACCACATCAGCAGACTTGCTCTCCCTCCTTGCCCCGTTCAGCACAGGCAGCTGTAATATAACTTATACCCTCTACTGCAGAATGCTTTGCTCAGACAACAGAGCGCTCACATCCTCTGAGGGCAGAGATGTGGAATTTCTTAGCATCTGCAACAAAAATAGACCCAAAACAGCTGGGGGGGAGGCATTGATTTAACCCAGTGCCTGTGCAGGGCACCTTAAAGCAGAGTTTTCCCTCATAAACTTCCTCACTTCTTAATCTCCCATTCCTGTTTTGGCACATGCAGCCTTCCTGATGCCCCTCTTTGGTGGGCAAGATGCCTGAGATTAGAAAGTCCAAGCCCCAATGTCCCTGCAGGCAGGGGAGAAAAGATTCATTTCAGTCTGGTTTTACTAGGGAGTTTCTAGCttaaaaattcatgttttaaaaaaatgccatggCAGGAAGCAGTTAATCAAACATGTCCTCAAACATACGCCGACCCATGGCTATATAAACCTCTTTTTCCTCTGGAGTCATCTGGGCCACCAGCTCAGGGCGCTGGCTCACTTGGCTGTAGGAGTGTGGACGCCCAGCCACCATGACAGTGGGATCCTCTGCCACTACCTCAAACTCTTCATCTTCCTCATCATCCTCCAGCCCGTATGTTGtggtggctgcagcagcagggcgaGGAGGGGATTCCTCCTCTGACTCACTTGTCTCACTCTCGGAGTCACTGGCATTGGTACCGGAGAGAGGAGCTGCACCTCCAACTGTGACTGTTGAAGCAGAGGGTGTCTTCTTCTCATGGATAAGCAGGGCACGCATCACCTCCTCATTGTCATCTAGCGCTGCTCGGCCTTCCTCACGCTCCTGGAATGCATCCAGATCCCGGCCACCTGCAAAGAGACACAAAGGAAGAACAGTTTCTTCTCAGAGATCAGGGCGCCAGCCCTGAAGGCTCTCTGGATCTTTATTCCTTATTGCTGCTATGCTGTCACTAAAAGACTCCGCAGGGGGGTGGTTAAACTGAGATGTCCCATAGCCAGACTGAAGCACTTTCATTACTATGGAGCTGAAAGCAGTCCTTAGGATCTAAAACTGGACTTCCAAATGTCTGAACTATGCATCTAATCACGATACTTGTCAGAGATGCGGCAATCCCCAGGAAGGGCTGTTTCATAGGTGAACGAGCACAAGCTGTTTCCTTTTTGACcctttgtttctgtatttatgtCCACAGACTGGAGGATTTTCAGTGACGATGAAGACCCTGGGCTGTTCCAGGCACTGCCTACAAACACcgaaacaaaaacaaagctcCCAGTCTGTAAGGATTAAGACAGAGAAGCAGATGGAAGCAGGCAGACAGGGAGTATACGGAAACAACATTTTATAAATCAACATTCAAAGGAGCAGTGTCTCAGAATCTCAGAGGTGCATCTAGCAGCACTGCGTACAGCACAGCATGGAAGGGCTGTGTTAAAACACTGTTCTccaaactgaaatgcagcccAGCCACAAAGGTGAGGCTGGTCTATCTGGCCTCCTACGCTGAACTCTTACTTGCAGGGGGCTCTGGCTTCCCAGTTGACAGACACAAGGCCTGTGTTCCTGCTTGGGTAAGCGGGGCTGTACAAAAGCTGGGAGACATGGTTTGGGTAAGCAGGATGTCTGTAGTTCACAtatttgaaagataaaattctATTCAAGAAGTGCCTTCCTCCAGAAAATCTCTCCGAGCCCTACATTTACTAACTACTGTCAGTCTACCCAACACTAATAAACTTACGGGCAGtatgaaaaagaacaacaaactaggaaaaaaaaagaaaaatagagaaccTTATGTAAAAACAAGGGATAAAAAAATAGGACATTCCCCATGGCAAACTCTCTCTTGCACCAAAAGCCTCTGCATATGAACAATCACTGGAGCTGAGGGGAGGGCATTCTGCTATCATACCTTAATGTCACTGGCCCTCTTTTCTAAGACCAAGACCCTCATGGTTTTATCACCATGTCCAAGCACTTTACATCCAAATCTTTCCCCATAGGGTCAAAAATGCacttgctactttttttctacttgagACAAAAAATGTGCTGAGAAACAGGTAAACTAAGGAAGCAAGCTCCGCATATACTCCTGAAAGCTGTAAGAGTTTTTGGCTAGTTGTGCTTGATCCTTTTCTGTGATTAAAGTCAAAAGACCCATCCTAACTTTACTAGAATCACGTTTTTATGCCAAATTTCTACAGCCAATAACAAAGGTATAGACTGAAGCAGCTAGCAAGCAGTATGTGCAGGTGTTCGTTTCACGAGTCCCCACGTGTAAGGGCTAGGTGTCTACACATAGTGGGACACACTATGGGATGTGGCACAATGAGTGTTTAATATAAGGCAAAGGCAAGATCAAAACACAAGAGTGATCTACAAAATGATGCTTTAACTTATTCACAGCTGGGAGGCTTTCTTGTGTGATTGCATTCTTATCTTGTTCCGGGTCTCAGGAAAATCTCCTCTTCTCTACCTtcacattttcctcatttttgaCAGTCTTCTTGATGTTTACAGAAACTTGCTGTTAAAATGTGATCAGTTGTCTTGGTGAAAGAAGATGCAGCAATCTCTTCAGATTAAGACTAGTCTCATCAAAAGCTTGGTACATTAGTATCACCTGGAAATAAGACTACAGAATCGGAAGTAGTAGTTGCAACAGGACAGAGATTGCTGGATACAGGTCCACAGTTTACGGCTTCATTACTCTGGTCAAATTCAGACATCATAACTACACGGATCTGCATGGCAACTTAATAGGAAGAAACAATCTTCTTGGCAGCTGAAAATAAGAGCAACTAATTCCGCAGTTCTCTCTTCAGACAGCTAATATCACTGAGGTGCGCAGCCCGGTCTCTTAGCTTCTCCATAAAAACTGAGCTCAGCAGAATGAGTTCAGAATGACCGAATTCATTCAAAGCAAGTAACATCCAGCCCAATTCCCTTCTCCAAGAATGGTTGCAACCAAAGAGAGTATTCGGGTTTTGTTATGCATGGGCTGATGCCAGCCCCTATGGGTACTAACATCATAGGCTATTGCATTGAGAGCTGTGAAGCAACAGCAACCTGGGTTAGCACTATGAGTCTGAATTTGAGGCTCAGGAATGAAGCTGCCTCCTTCTGTAAAAACCGTTCCTGTCACACCAGACAGTGAACATTTTCTGCCAGTGACCCcaagttttcttccttcatgCTTATGCTGTCCGAGAGTCCTGTAGATGTGTTCCAACAGCAGCTTCAGGCTCTAAGTTCACTCTGTGATCTCCAGTAGCTAAGTACTGCCAATATGCTGTAAGCAGAGGATgtactccccccccccgctccttCAGTGGCATTTGAGAAATGTTTATGCTGTGTACACTAAAACGCATCTCAAGTAGCCGATTTAAAAGTATAGGTTAAACAAATGTCTAGCagacacccttccttcaggtacttacacacattgataagatcccccctcagtctgctcttccccagactaaacaggcccagctctcgcagctgttcctcacagggcaacTGCTCCAAtactctcatcatctttgtagccctatgctggactctgtccagtagctccatgtgtgtcttgtagtggggagcccagaactggacacagtactcgagacggggcctcaccagggctgagtggaggggcaggatcacctccctcgacctgctggcaacactcttcctaatgcaccccaggatacgattggccttcttggccacaagggcacattgctggctgatggtcaacttgtcgtccaccagcactcccaggtccttctctgcggagctgctctccagaagatcagcccccagcttgcactgctgcctagggttatttctccctaggtgcaggactctgcacttgccctggttgaacctcatgaggttcctctccacccagctctccagcctgtccaggtctctctgaatggcagcacagccctcgggtgtgtcagccactcctcccagcttggcatcatcagcaaacttgctgaggaggcactctgtcccctcatctaggtcattgatgaataaagTGAGCCGGAAGAGACCCCGTACTGAGCCCTGGGtgacgccactagccacaggcctccagctagactctgcgCACTGAttacaaccctctgagctctgcctttcagccagttctcaatccacctccttgtccactcgtctaacccacatgCAAACAAGATCATTAGATATCTTGTGACTGTTATTTTgcatccattttcttttctccccctgcACCTACAGTATCCACTGATCTCTTCTCCTGAGAACAGCACTAGGAAAGGAATGATTCCAGTGTCTCATGTTTATGTACATGACtccattttgccattttcttttcttagggCACCACCAGTTTCATTCTATAATTCTCAGGTTACTGGGAAGATTCTACTGATTCATCCTCATAAAAATGGTAAGAGGTCTCTATTTCCTATTTTCAGTGTATAAGCTTAAACAGCAAACTTTTCAAAGCACAGTTCTTCTACTAGTGGGTAGAAGATCTTGGCTATGGTCTATGGGCAATTTTACCCAATAtgagtgaaaataaaagcaaagatggagagaaacaaatggaaagcaATGATGACTCACCTGCCATGGTGACAGATTCTCCTACCATACTGCCAGAAGCAATACTCCTGACATACTCTTCTTCATATAAAGcgttttgaaaaataaatggcaaagaGGAGACTGAGAATGCAAAAACACTGCTGATAGATTTGGTGTGCTTCAGAATCAccaaatacaatttattttccagcagTGTCGCATTGGCAGTCAGTTTTCCAGACGAAGCTTAAAGACCCTCATCCAAAAACAAGTAACTCCAAAGACAGAACGTACGTTACTGAAGCTACAGGAAGAGGTAACAGATaattaacatttcagaaacacaaaTGTACTTCTGTGGGCAGCTCAGATTTACTGACCTCAATTTCAATGCTTTATCTAATAAATTAGGGTTTTTTTACATCTACCTACACACAGGTACTTTTTATGGTAGGTAGAAGCAGATAAAAtctggagagctgggagcagcaACTGTACATACACAGGGGCATATATTTTTCGCTGCACTCCAAGCGCATCACATAAGCAGAGAAGCACTTCTCTGTGAATTTTCTTACCATCTTTGATTTCATCAGGGTCATAAGCCCCCTGCACTGTGCTCTCCCGCAGCCAAATTGGCCTCTCTCTAGCTGGCTTCCCTTCACTTGCAGACCGGCTAATATCCTCTTGGTCTTCCATGCTGATGACAACATTCTGGGTATACAAGTCCTCATATGAGGGTCCTTTTGTAGTCCATGCTTCCCGATGGTGTCCACCTGTAAGGCCAGCTGTCCCtgaaccagcagcagcagcacgctCCTTGCTGTATAAAAGTCAAAGGGATAAAAACAGTTAGACCATTCACAGTAAGCCCATTCCTGGCCAGTGTTGCAACACATAGCTTAAACAACGATTAGCTGGCTACTGAGATCTGCACCGAGaacttttattcttatttcttgtATGTGCTGCCAGGAATTTCTTTGGTAGTTTTGAGAATTTGGGAGGGGGTCCCTAACTGGAAATCCTACATAGAGTCATGAAAACTTCTACAAAATACACTGGAAAGCAGAGGCAACATAAAGACTGTAGAGGCAattatgtaaaaacaaataaatcagcCCAGTTTCATTCCAGAATAACCTCAAATAAAAGTCACAGTAGCAAAACATAATTGAGTAGCAACCAGGTATAAAAGTCTCTTTTTGTGCTTTCCCTATGCTGAATAAATTATAGCACTGAAGTTTAACCAAGTCAGTCGATAGGCTCAGAGACCTAGCAAGCTCAGATCTGTGAAGTGTTATTAATCACAGGACTCATGAAGGAGTTAATtcaccatgaaaaaaaaaagagttcacaCCCCTGCTTAAATTGCAAGGGACAACTCACTTGTAAAAATTATTAAGTGAAGCCGTATTGCCTGTGCTTTGCACAAAATTCATACTATCCACAGACACTGCCTTGGGAAGACTGAGGAATCTGGacagggaaagaggagagggcACTTTCAACCCAGAGGACTGGGGCAGGGCATTTGTATGGTGATGGTGTATAGGAAGATGCTAGACAGCGGtaaagcaggagaaagacaGGTGAGGACTGCTGTGCAGTGGCCAACAGTCAGAATTTAGcacttctgccttttctgagGGGAGTTGCAGCCTGTACATTTTCCTCTAGGCTCCCATCTAGTTCAGGAGattgaggaagaaaggaaacagtcCTGCTTGGATGTGATGGAAAGAGGAGATCAGGTGGAGCATTTTCTGCAGAGTACTGGCAAGAAGCCCAAAATACTCTCTGGCCTGTGCTTTTATGTATGGATTAatcaggagaagcagcagaatgGAAACTCACTGCTTTTATGGTAGAGAAAGCCAAACATGACCATTCCTCTACctcaaaattgtatttcatCTTCTCAAAGAAACAGATCCACTGAAGACTGAGCCTATTCTCAGCCCATACTAGATGCCATATAATTTCGGTCATCGGATTGTAAATGGTATCTACAGCTTCTCCCAGATCTGCTGGGATTCCTCCTCTTGTCCAGAGCAAATTGATCAAGGGTACTAAACAGGGCTCCTGATCTGCTGCCAGCTTTGAAACTGAGCTGATAGTTGTTGTCAGGGAGCACAGTTCATTTGTTATCTACTCAACAACCTTTCCTCCAAAGGAGAAACTTAAAATAAGGTTGCAATTGGAGAAGTCCTGAGTAATAAgcaattttttaattcagtaagGACTCAACCACTGCTTAATGAGCTAAGTATGCTGGATTTTCAGGGGTAAACAATGATGGAAAAATATGCAAGTGGGTGATTGTTCTGCTTcctcaaataaaataaatactggcGTGTTCAGTTTCAGTCTGCACTGAGGGCTATGGACAACATCCTAACAGTGGGTTGGTTGGGATCTATTAGCTCCACAACGTTTGTGTTAGTATGTATCTACACACTAAGTGTCTGGTTCTCTCCCACAACCAAGCCCACTAGGAAAGCTTCACAGCAAGCTCCAATTTCTGGGCAGAAGCAAAAGATTTACACATATATATCACTTATATAACCTAAGGAACCACACAGAGACCTTTTTCCCAGAGTGTTATTTCAAGTGCTCATACCTTTCAGGTTTCCAAGATAGGCATGTGTTTTGTGAAAAGCATTACTCTGCTTCCCACACAATAGAAATCTGCATCTAGCATTTTCCTGACTGTTTTATGTAATCCACTTTCCCCACAAGATACACAATGCAACTCTCCCTCACGCCCTCCCTCTTTAGGACTGCAGCTTGACAGCTAAATACATATTAATGCCAGGAATAATGCCTAATAAAACTTTTGCACAGAGGTTCCCATCAGTGTATTTGAAATGGAATCTCCTCCTATGCAGTATCATTCAGCAGCAAAACATTTATCCCGTGATatcaagaacattttaaaaaggaaagtaacaACTACAAGAAACACCTACAATATAATTTACTTTAAATCATGTACATCACTGTGTCACATTTACATGGAGCAATCTAAGTGATTAAGCCATAGATAGGGTGTTCTGTGACCAAAAGCCATGGGAAGTTGCTGTCTTCTCCCCGACCTCTGGTGAGCTTTGTAGGAATGTAAACAACAGGTCTCATCTTACGTCCTTGTCTGTGCAACTGCAGCATCAATGATGCTGTTACCAGAAGTGAGCAGCCCCTCAAGACTATATGATCAGGGAAATACCCCTTTACTGCAAGAAATAAGATTATTTAGCACCCCTATTCCAAAACACTGGATTAAACACCACAGACCAGAAAATAGCAGAAGGCCAGATGTGCAAGCTGCTTTAAAGGAGCACTCAGAGAAGAAGGGAGTGAACTCTTTTAATAACCTCTCTTTTAGAgccaaaatctgtttttaccCCCAGCTCTAGACTTTGTATGGCCAACCTGCTACAAGAGACTGTTCAGAGAATAGCAGCTCAGTGGCTCAGATCTGGCTGTGTTTGCCTTGCTACCCAAGGTTTCTCTACGCCGATGGTCTCTTCTAATCAGCGGTTAAACTAGTTTTAAGGGTGTCATCAATAACCCTTTACACAGCTGATGTATGGCCCACAGAAGCTACACAGTACAATGGGAAAACAACTTCACAATTTATCTTAACCCTGTGCAGACTGTTAGTAAAAGGCCTTGCAAAATGGGGATAATTCTCTTGTGCTGTGTTTGAAATAAAGCACTTTTTCATTTAGCTGCTTTTAAGATCTTCAGCTTCACAGGAAAGAACCCATGGTCCTTGATAGCTGGATCACAAAGAATTAATTCAGCGAAGATTTATGTTACATAAAGTCCTGTTTGCCAttttgacaaaagaaaatgtaggaaTACTAAAACCCATTAGTTTTAGGAAGCCAGGGAGAATGGCTTCAGGAAAGCAGGTTTATTACGAAACCTCTATGGGGTAAATTTATGCTCTACCAAGATTAACAAACTTGACAGCTTCTGACTGGTTTCCCCTGGCAGGTGAATGACAAGCAAGTTCAGTTTAGCTAGCTAGTGTTAAAACTCTCAGGAAAACCCATGAAGTTGCCTGTGTCTGTGCAAAGAGAAGATGAAGGAACTATAtgaactttttgtttgtttaaggaTCATCAAATGTCAGTTTTGTCAATGATTTCAGTAACTGAAGACTCCCATAAAATGGAGAGAATAAATAACCCTGgcacttcttttaaaaatctcacagTAGCATTTTCATGCAATTAGTTGCTTTGAATTAATAAggttaataaataattaaatcattGTATGTGCTGAAGCAAGTTGTGTTCAAGTAAGCATTTAAAAAGCTGcctatttattttgttacaCCTGGCACAGAGTAATTAATCATTTACAATGTTTTCTAAGTATTTAAGAGTCAAGTAAGTGGGTGCTGCTGTTTAATCATGGGACTTCACCAGGCTTCTGCTGTGTTAATTTTCTGTGCACATAGATAAGGTAGCCATGGGGATGACTGAGAAAGGACTCTTTTGTCAGTAGGGTTATCCCAGTTCTAACAGTCAAACTATAGAAAAggttttttaaagcaaagtccAGTGATTCAACTTGGGAATAAAGGCTTGCTTCAAAGATGCCCTGTATCAGCAAAGACATGTTGAGTGATCTTGAAAGATCtgttccccatctctgcattgcttttgttcttctATCAGAATGCTGAGCAAAATTACCTACATTCTTGGCTAGAAAAAGTCAATGAATagacaaagcatttttattacatgATTTAGTCTGGCATGAATATATGAGGTACTTTCTCAAGGTTAGCCTAAGAGAAAAGGGAGTACCCTCCTGCCTGCTCTCCCATTAACCAGAACCAAGCATGCCAAGGAATTGTGGGAATGCTTTACTCCATAGTACgtatcttttttcttgtgtgtttacttattatttttttaaacagagaagcGCATCACATTTCACCGTAGTTGACAAAACTGACAGCTCCTTGCATCtttctgcattatttaaaaaatcatctgGTTTTGTACAGCTAGGAATGTTCGGAAAGAAAATCTTCCAGAGGTAGTTTAAAAGAGTCTTTGAGTATAACATGACCTCCCCCGCcacccccctcaccccccccccccaaaaaaaaagaagcatgtAACAAGTAggagaaaatcagaagaaagaatgCACTTATTACAAGCAATTTCTTCGAACTCGAGTTTTGTTATATGTGGATTTGAAACACAAGGTGTAGAACACAGATAGCTTAAGTCTCAAAAGCTGAGTAGGAGGAAAAGGAATAGATGAAAGAAAAGGGTTTACAAGAGAAAGAAGATAGTGAGGCAGGAAATGGTAgccaaaatatattctgaacaCTCGACAGTATGTACAGAACTTTGCAAAGTGGCTGCAGCTTGCAGTTCCTTTTAAATACTGGGGCTCAGAAAACGTAAGAGCTGCAGCTTAGCTAGCAGCAGACAGTTTTGAGTTACCCGCTCCACAGAAAACTACACACTGGAGACCAGGAATCTGCTTGGCTTAGTAAAAAATGATTGCAGGCCTTTGCCTCCTTTTAAGCCATACATTCCCTAGGGAATTTGTCAGTTGTTTGCGTAGCTAGTGCTGAACGAGT encodes:
- the GTF2E1 gene encoding general transcription factor IIE subunit 1, with the translated sequence MTDPDVLTEVPAALKRLAKYVVRGFYGIEHALALDILIRNPCVKEEDMLELLKFDRKQLRAVLNTLKGDKFIKCRMRVETAPDGKTTRHNYYFINYRLLVNVVKYKLDHMRRRIETDERDSTNRASFKCPICFSTFTDLEANQLFDPRTGTFRCTFCETEVEEDESAMPKKDARTLVARFNEQIEPIYALLRETEDVNLAYEILEPEPTEIPALKQSKERAAAAGSGTAGLTGGHHREAWTTKGPSYEDLYTQNVVISMEDQEDISRSASEGKPARERPIWLRESTVQGAYDPDEIKDGGRDLDAFQEREEGRAALDDNEEVMRALLIHEKKTPSASTVTVGGAAPLSGTNASDSESETSESEEESPPRPAAAATTTYGLEDDEEDEEFEVVAEDPTVMVAGRPHSYSQVSQRPELVAQMTPEEKEVYIAMGRRMFEDMFD